One Lacticaseibacillus rhamnosus genomic window carries:
- a CDS encoding iron-sulfur cluster biosynthesis family protein → MATIKLSQSFVDLMKKKHFDQKILLLIADDGGGRYSLQGGACSIGTKFTLIVLDEPDPDYQVKLENDAGLQLYTSDYDMIFFASGLAMDFKQGAISIKDDAHAYLDGSVRIAKGSDVLAAFKKGILMSGATC, encoded by the coding sequence ATGGCAACGATCAAGTTATCGCAGTCGTTTGTTGATTTGATGAAGAAGAAGCATTTTGACCAGAAGATTCTGTTGTTGATTGCTGATGATGGCGGCGGGCGGTATTCTTTACAAGGCGGGGCCTGCAGTATCGGCACAAAGTTTACGTTAATTGTCCTTGATGAACCGGATCCGGATTATCAAGTAAAATTGGAAAATGATGCCGGATTGCAACTGTACACTTCCGACTATGACATGATTTTCTTTGCAAGTGGCTTGGCGATGGACTTTAAGCAAGGCGCGATCAGTATCAAAGATGACGCTCATGCTTATTTGGACGGAAGCGTTCGAATTGCCAAGGGTTCAGATGTGTTGGCGGCCTTTAAGAAGGGCATCCTGATGAGTGGCGCTACTTGCTAG
- a CDS encoding helix-turn-helix transcriptional regulator, with protein sequence MNRVREFRREKKLSQLALAEKIGVARQTINLIENGKYNPSLELCLKLSWTLGTDLNTLFWREKNEEL encoded by the coding sequence ATGAATCGTGTACGTGAATTTCGCCGTGAAAAGAAACTCTCGCAGCTTGCTTTGGCAGAAAAGATCGGCGTTGCCCGACAAACGATCAACCTCATCGAAAATGGGAAATACAATCCTTCTTTGGAACTTTGTCTCAAACTGTCGTGGACACTAGGCACGGATCTCAACACATTGTTTTGGAGGGAAAAGAATGAAGAACTTTGA
- a CDS encoding matrixin family metalloprotease: MKHRNRLFWLILLVAGVFLVYSTESPLPFTTRETVKAGIAQAWTTTTHTVGNWLHGNSSADSSSTSLASSTTSQATSRSASTPAGATSALNIVQGRHLKRTYYYHFDANLPQAEHTVFTNAVRAYNATGIVKLIPGQGKRSDNQITFSSYQKDMSQASLGTTELGEGGPTIIVETLGAQVTVINHARASLNLAYPSQSINAAVAMHELGHALGLDHSQSTDSVMYPVTRGVTQLSDGDIAGLKAIYAQ, from the coding sequence ATGAAACACCGCAACCGTTTATTTTGGCTGATCTTGCTTGTCGCAGGCGTTTTTCTGGTTTATAGCACCGAAAGTCCGCTTCCGTTTACAACCCGCGAAACAGTGAAGGCCGGTATCGCCCAGGCGTGGACTACAACAACACACACTGTTGGTAACTGGCTGCATGGCAATTCATCTGCGGACTCCTCCTCCACCAGTCTTGCCTCAAGCACCACTAGCCAGGCAACTTCACGCTCGGCAAGTACGCCAGCAGGAGCCACCTCGGCCTTGAATATTGTCCAAGGCCGACACCTTAAGCGTACTTACTATTACCATTTTGATGCCAATTTACCGCAAGCAGAACACACTGTCTTCACCAATGCCGTGCGCGCTTATAACGCAACCGGTATTGTTAAGCTCATCCCCGGTCAAGGCAAAAGAAGCGACAATCAAATCACTTTTTCCAGTTATCAAAAAGACATGAGCCAAGCCAGTCTTGGTACCACTGAGCTTGGTGAAGGCGGTCCGACCATTATCGTTGAAACGCTAGGCGCACAGGTTACCGTTATCAACCATGCCCGCGCCAGTCTCAACCTCGCTTACCCATCACAATCCATTAATGCGGCTGTGGCCATGCATGAACTTGGCCACGCGCTCGGACTGGATCATAGCCAGTCGACTGATTCGGTGATGTATCCAGTCACGCGCGGGGTTACGCAATTATCTGATGGCGATATTGCCGGGCTCAAGGCGATTTATGCCCAATAA
- a CDS encoding DUF3278 domain-containing protein: MKNFESKLIARIFGIQEPIDEHAYAILGRAAIHAVLGILTFELTINVMSFLIPFHSYEDAFYIMSSIQLTGIFLILIATTTLAIRKNGLGKEEVTADAYPAALKRARRKAFLSSIVSTAIFHLLGAILSLREQGFLTSLVDKHRLIQTAIFFVFFTAMILFAVKRNLKIISNDD; encoded by the coding sequence ATGAAGAACTTTGAGAGCAAACTGATCGCCCGTATTTTCGGCATTCAAGAACCAATTGACGAACACGCCTATGCTATTCTCGGACGCGCAGCCATTCATGCCGTCCTCGGAATTCTGACTTTTGAACTGACAATCAATGTCATGTCTTTCCTTATCCCATTTCACAGTTATGAAGACGCGTTTTATATTATGTCCAGCATACAACTGACGGGAATTTTTTTGATCTTGATTGCCACCACGACCCTAGCCATCAGGAAAAACGGACTGGGAAAAGAAGAAGTGACAGCCGATGCTTATCCAGCTGCCTTAAAGCGTGCCCGGCGAAAAGCTTTCTTAAGTAGCATCGTTTCCACCGCTATTTTTCATTTATTGGGCGCCATTCTGTCATTGCGTGAACAAGGATTCTTAACCAGTTTGGTTGATAAGCACCGACTCATCCAAACCGCCATCTTTTTTGTATTCTTCACCGCTATGATACTCTTTGCAGTAAAAAGAAACCTTAAGATTATCAGTAACGATGACTAA
- a CDS encoding phosphotransferase, translating to MDSLSSVLLAYNLGHVTKTIPMTNGKSSMAWRIETISGPVLVKTVPSTAQALFEFALTQAIQDVDSRLTPAILLTQAQQPFISVNRKIYQVQRFWEHHPSAPTLAAALNCYLKIRKGLDQFEYDWQPQDPQPLQQLWQKQHPKLQQTQPAIYAHLVSQIESLLLLDQAQEAWVHGDLGRWNLLTMTNRQVGVIDFGQARRGPRFLDFAALYHGFMPRQRVALSVYTERFCCLAGISEGDRLIFLATVRLWLVKGLLVAVDKAPDAIKVFDQACHQVEQLA from the coding sequence ATGGATTCTTTATCAAGCGTGCTCCTTGCTTATAACCTTGGTCACGTCACAAAAACGATTCCAATGACAAATGGTAAAAGCAGCATGGCATGGCGAATTGAGACAATATCGGGACCAGTTTTAGTCAAAACAGTTCCCAGTACGGCACAGGCTTTGTTTGAATTTGCGCTAACACAAGCTATTCAAGACGTTGATAGCCGCTTGACGCCAGCAATTTTGTTAACCCAGGCTCAGCAACCATTTATCAGTGTGAACCGGAAAATTTATCAAGTTCAGCGATTCTGGGAACACCATCCCTCTGCACCTACATTAGCGGCAGCACTAAACTGTTATCTAAAAATTCGGAAGGGCTTAGATCAGTTTGAATATGATTGGCAACCGCAAGATCCGCAACCACTGCAGCAACTGTGGCAAAAGCAGCATCCCAAGTTGCAGCAAACTCAGCCGGCAATTTATGCACATTTGGTTTCTCAGATAGAATCGCTGCTCTTGCTCGACCAAGCTCAGGAAGCATGGGTGCATGGCGACTTAGGACGGTGGAACTTGCTCACAATGACGAATAGGCAAGTTGGTGTCATCGACTTTGGGCAAGCTCGTCGCGGTCCGCGATTTTTGGACTTTGCGGCTCTTTATCATGGTTTTATGCCGAGGCAGAGAGTCGCACTATCTGTCTATACTGAGCGTTTTTGCTGTTTAGCTGGTATTAGTGAAGGTGATCGGTTAATTTTTTTAGCAACGGTGCGCTTGTGGTTGGTAAAAGGGCTATTGGTGGCTGTTGATAAGGCTCCAGATGCGATTAAAGTCTTTGATCAAGCGTGTCATCAGGTTGAACAATTGGCGTAA